acctttgctttcctctttctcagctgtctccctaattccctgtactcccttttcatgaccccttctcccttcctacccacatcagcggtaccaatatgtaccgctacctcaggctcctctccctcccatctcaggatttccgggacgcgactagtgacatcctggatcccggccccagggaggcagaccaccatgcgagaatcccgcctacctccgcagaaactcctgtctgtccccttcaccatcgagtccccgattaataccgccttcctcctcttttccttagccctctgagttacagggctggactccactgcggagacacggccactgctgcttcccccaggcgggctgtcccccccagcagtactcaagcaggagtacttgttgtgcaggggcaaatccactggggtgctctcaaccaccctagccttacccttcctggccgtcacccacttggccttctcccgtggccctggtgtgaccacctgatgatagctcttgtctatcacctcctcattctccctcatcagcctaagatcctcgagctgtagttccagctccctaacacggcccctcaggaaccgcagctcgacacacccctcacagatgtggatgtccgggaggccagatgcctccaggacctcccacatcctacactgggaacaacacactggcttcacactcatactggacactttatgtcaagtaagacagtgaaaagttaataagagtgtaaggaaacaaaaactcacccctgctcgtccaagccctgtgagccaaagccctgacagctcactcaacttcccactcactctgctgcccgctacgatgctgcccgctgtataccttggtgcgcttttaaaccctccaaaaacttccccaggcctctcctggcccgacttccggttttgaaaaaaacctccgattttaaacccaaaattaactgaaaaaataaataattaattacagtcagaaaacccactctcttaccctcagcctgctcctgggaacaatgagtgggtagcgcttgtctttattaattctttcaagggatgatggtatcactggcaatgccaacacttgcagcccatccccaattgcttttgagaaggaggtggtgagccatcttcttaaattctgcagagcatctggtacaaaaccgttaggaagggacatccgggattatgatcccgcatcagtgatggaaaagcaatatattccaagtcagaatggtgtgtggtttggaaagaaatccgaagctggttggtgtcccatccttctcatatccttggccatctcggtgatggatagtgcctgtttgggtgatgctggctcaggaaccttggtgagctgttacattccaccttgtatgtggtaaaatactgccactgtgcgtcagtggtagagacagccaatgtttagtttggtgaatggccagctgatccagtgggctcattttccatggatgagcttcttcagtgtttttgaagctgcagtcaatccagcaagatgagcggattccatcacactgctgacttgtgtcttggagatggtgggaaaaatctgggagacaggaggcgagttcctcatctccgaattcccagactgtgatctacccttggagccatagtgtttacagttcagtgtctgttcaatggtcccagtgcgcccccaccactcaggatgttgatggtcgaggattcagcgatggtgctgccattcaatgtaaagggaattatggttagattcccgtctgttggagatggtccttgcctggcatttgtgcagtgaaacattacttgccatttatcaggttaagcctgaaagttcttcagagcttaagacgccagctctgtcgaagagtcatccagattcgaagggttagctgttctctctccacagaagctgtcagacatgtttgagcctttccagcattttctgttttgttcaggtcttgctgtttatggacatggactgcttcagtctctgaggaattgtgaacagtactgagcattgtgcaatcattagtgagcatcctcactactgacattataatggaaggcaggacattgataaagcaattgaaggtggttgggatttggacatcaccctcaggaactcctgcagtgatgttcatgaggcactggaaggatgacacttttctgacgttcaagagcagactgatggagcagcaattcatcagattggatttgccctgtttttttccacattgtccgttagatccagtgttgtagctgtactggaacagcttggccaggggaatggctagttatggagcacaattcttcagtaccattgctggggtacagccaggctgacagagtttgcagtatgcagtgccttcagttatttctttacctcacatgcagtgaatcaaatggtcatctgtaatgttggggacctcaggaggaggccgagattaatcattctactcagcacttctggctgaagatggcactgatgctctgggttccctcatcagtaatgatggaattcttgtggcacgtttatagaatcatagaattcccacagtgtagaaggaggccctttggcccatcgagtcttcaccaattctttgaaagaatatcatatccaggccctatctctgtaactccacatatatggcccactaatccccgtaacctacacaccctgagataccaagggacaacttagcatagccaatcaaccgaacctgcacatctttggactgtgggagaaaattggagtacccagaggaaacccacacagacacggggagaatgtgcaaactctacacataaagtcacccaaggccggaattgaaccctggtccctggcgctgtgaggcagcagtgctgaccactgtgccaccttgttgcctaatgtaaccggcatgtccaacattttgtggcatgtctaacactagttatgactggatatggcaagacagcagatctctgatctgatccattggttttggtgtgattgagctcggtctatcatatgctgcgtccgctctgtggtctggtggccgtgtgctggagcttcacatctcatctttagataaacccaagtctcatttggtcgtacatgtaaagaaaattagtcgtagtaacacagtactggttgctggggaaagccactgtcagcttccgaTAAATGAAAAAGTAGAGATCACCTCTCCTGcctatttcctgtcactcagataacttcatatccaggctgcctttgcctcttttatttcatggtcttCTTACTTTGCTCCCAAGCTCAGTATGTGTCTACTCATAGCGGATCGTGTTTTTAACAACAAAAATACTGACAGCAATGGTATATTTtgtatcattatttgtgttcttaaaaacaatgtccattattaatagggacatcattcagactattctgcactgtgattattgccattgccagctgagctgtgccttgaactgctgggctgtgagctctggaattctcttcataaccctccccacctccatctctgcattctcttttcagatgctccttaagctccgtttAACATACATTTGAaagtggatccctcgggataaaactcatcagaattcaatgtagtttgtaatctgccttaccgatatacagcagttttccatgtttaatcaaactgagaagccgacagacataaacatctataatctgaatgacaaattaaactaaattgaacatgcgaccagccatatctgggaattctataaacatttaatcgttttgtccatcttttttattctcatgaatggatttgagaataattataaatgattagttaattctttcactcctgaatctcgcagtttattgtaactcaggttcagacacatcactgactggtttgtactgagagcagaggtgagaatatctgaggctgttactctccaaactggagatcagagagagaaagatttcaggaatcagagcgaatccgtggtgtttaacacgaatactgacaggaatgatgtggaatggttattaatgacaTTATTACTGACgctgataataatttacagtgtcagaccatccactgattattaacacaatctcacacagtctgatacttactccagtttccgtattttacattctggattcctcagagccgcagacaatagtttcactcctgaatctcccacttcatTGCGACCCAGACTAAATGGAaaaagtgagaaacacattaaattcagatgaaggttcagcaggaaaaatagctggatctatttttgtgtcagaaacttagcaaGTTAAGATTCAAGTTACGATACGGTACCTcacccaagttgatctttctctacaccttggctatgactgtaacactacattagaacatagaagaacatagaaaagctacagcacaaacaggcccttcggcccacaagttgcgccgaacaatttccttacattCTAGGCTCAtcgataaccctctatcttactaacctccatgaacctatccaaaagactcaatcgaatccacttccaccaccactaccggcagccgattccacgcacgcaccatcctgtgagtgaaaaacttacccctatgaTGTAATGATGACAATGATATAATGGTCAGCATAGTTGCTTTCTAAGCAGTTGatacgggtttaattcccagctatctcagtttgttggagtggatgaagagagggccaggagCCTGTAACCACAACCTTAAATAGTGAGTCAATCCAATTGAGTCAAGTCTGTGGCTCCAGACGGGAGCACTGGTGTTAAGCTCAGCtgagggttggagggtcagttgatcattTAACTACGCTGATTCGACCCACactgagttcaaaagggaaatggtaagtctaataatgacacacagaaaactaaattcattggttggtaaaaaaaatgccatttgcgactggctttatattgctgtgaattggaggaagcaacagaaaggttcaatgatggttctgctgttgatgtggtgtacatggagattcaaaaatcatctgatgcagtgacacaacagacttgtggcataagctcataaaataactgggaaagtagcaacgtggatacaaaattggatgaacaatgaataatgggtatttttcaggctggaggatgtcggtagtggagaacccgagaggtcagtattgggatccttgcttttccctgatatatatgaatgatctaggTATTTGCAGTAtagaggaaaatttcaaagtttgttgatcacaGAACAGTTTGAGGCATCGGATACTGTGAGGAGAAGAGCTTGGGACTGAAAAACGGACAATAGTGGAGtgtacagataggtggcagattaagttcaatgcagagacgggtgaggtgatactttctggtaacatgcacatgaggaaggaatataaaataatcggtagaATAGTTAacagagtgcaggagcagagggactggaCGTATATGCACATTGATCATTGCCGTTAGCAGGGCAAGGGtagggagcagttaataaagaatacagcatcttgggctttactgctgtgaaatagtttatgtttgtaggcatcagataataattcatgagtttaagttgaatttgtgtttctgtgcttgtgtgttaagaaagagccaaaactttaatttcacttcgtgttaaacaaagctgcctgcctgcggggtttttgtgtccctgcattttaatttaagttTTACGACATtgtcagagttatagaggttaaaaaaatgattgcttatattcagaagtccacaatgaatgatagaaacactgagtttcagttgcaaccagttaacccaagaagcgagatggagttcacagaggctgccaggagaggcagggcaATGCAGGGACTCAGAAAGCAGGACCCACAAGATAAATCACCGTCAGAAACCAAGGAGGAAAAGAGGAGTGCCAGGAAGACAGAAGTCAAAGAGACAAAAAAAACCTGAATCTGAACAAGCGACTGCTCCCGAAGttaaagagaggagcagagagaggttcccagttaaagacagagctgcgAGGTGCAGACATTGTAAAGTTTGCTCACGAGAATCCAGATATCTGATATATTCCTAAAGTTGGTGACACCTTCATACAGACTATGAGGCGCTGGTGTCAGTTGGCACGGCTGAGTATGGAGGAATAATGAAAGGAAACTTTGAAATATTGGAcagggatccttggtgaaggcacctGACAGAAAGCATTGAAAAGATTCCAAAAGCTGCTTTTTGTTTCTCGAGTGGAGCTTCTGGAGCGGAAGCATCAGTCCCAGTGAGACGGGTTTTCTCACATTGTTACAAACatttggggggatttgaagaagaatccactgaagttactttgggtggcatctgtcactgagtttcagagagtggtgtatctgaaccacaggtggattgttggtttacattaactgtGTACTTACTGGGAACATTAAAGCATAAGATCTATTTTGTAACTCGTGTCATCCTTACAGATCTGCAGACATCTGTGAAGTTAGATGGGGTGGTGCATTGCAGTTATTTTTTTAACaaaggttttattcttttgttaaaagttaatcgacgaccttgttattctgttcatctacatttctaaataataaaacaataaataaaagttatgatTTACTGAGCTGGGTTTCTGCTCGTCGACCTGACTGTCCagaaatcagctgggatcataacattgtcaataggggcatagagtacaagagcaaggaggctgtGCTGAACCTGCAAAAGACATCAGTTCGATCTCAGTTCAGCGCGTCATACTTTAGGAAGGCttagaacacattggagagagcgctgaacatgTTTAAAAGATTGGCTACAGGGATGTGAAACTTCAGACACGAGGATCGATAGGAGAGGTTGTTCACCTTGGAaggaagaaagctgagaggacatttgatagaaatgttcaaaatagtgATGGTGCTGGAGAGAACAGGTagcaaatcaaaatgttgctgcTCGGACAAGGATCAACaacaagatttaaagtgatttgcaaaagatgcaaatacagtgtgaataaagctatttttttttaaacacagcgagTGATTCAGGTTTTATGAGGCTGCAATCAGAACCATGGAACAGAAACAGCGTGGGCTGCTGTAACCTAAGGGAGGTTTCTTTTCACAACTGCACACTGTGAGGTTTAATACAAGACTGAACCTCCACTGCGACCCTGACTGATGTTACCAGTTATCACATGACTTATAAAAGGACACTGTCCCGATAAAACACACACCAACTATAATACATAACAGAGGCAGCGTGCAGGAAAATAATCCTGACAATAATTAGCCACAAACTGTAAGCTGTACCGAACACAAGAGAAACAAATTTCCTTCCAGCATCATACataatcagatggtttctgttgggagagtgaaatatcctttttttaaattttgtaacGAGGCCTTTACAcctctaattatttaaaatttatccCAATAATGCTTTTATTCACTCAAGGAACGTGATCATCGCTGgttttgccaacatttattgccgatgcctatttgcccacgagaatctgccttcttgaaccgctgtagttttatcagagaattaaaaatttattacaggttcagaaggaggccaatcggcccatcatgtctgcatctgctctcaaatgagctttatgactttgtgccattctcccgcgCTTTCTCCgtgaccattggacattgtttccctcttgacttcctcaactgaacatgtctctgttttatttggaacaaaggaaatggcttctcagcaatgaaaatatccgctctgagaccaaacagttacctcaattcctgacatttgtgcagaacgggtcccagccgctggagcccttcacactgaatgtagcatccccatagatcgaggtgttttattgtatcacagagtccaatgacatgagacaggaccgcacagtcaatcggggtcagtcgcaatctgctaaatgaaagtttttccacagatcccactgtgttccgagccagtgctttattctgagactcaaacaggtagtggaatgtgttcaggagcttcctcttcccagtttcagtctgtgagtctccaatctgcccttcaaccttctccttcacccagtcaatcactcggcaggttgtttgatgaagaaacggacccagaaactccaccaggggtcgagctgactgtggggaggacagaccagcaacaaaacggagaaatatctcaaatcgcccatctttctcgctgtgggcttcactgaggagtttcccgatctccccgggatctggagtcaggaattgtgagAGTGCAGctgcaaactcttggatggtgaggtgtgggaatgtgtaaaccacactctgggcagattCATCTTTCTCCAAAAGTTCCACCAGGAatccagacaggaactgggaaggttccAGCTTGTACTTGGTCAAATCTCCAtctctaaacacaatcttcttcttggagattcctgtgaaggccatctcaccaagcttcagtaacacatcacggaggttttcaatctctcggccatggtttttcagaatgttgtaaatatagtaggaatatagttgggtgatggttttgggaacttgctgccgtttcctgtctctttgtgtaaagaagggacccagtgacagaccgaggatccagcagtaggaagggttgtaacacatggtgtacaggatctcgttctcctccacgtgtttgaaaacggctgctgccaccgtctgatcttcaaaaaacttgttgaaatatcccttccgttcatcaccaacaaatcccaggatttcagcccagacactgatgtcagccttttccaataaatgtaatgcagtggggcggctggtcactagcactgaacatcctgggagcagcttgtgctgtattaaactgtacacaatgtcagacacttcacaccagcattcaggatctgtgcacatgtactgaggttctgtatttctccgattgtcagcaaaatcaatactgtccttgaattcatccaaaccatcgaatataaacagcaatgcctctgggttcttccagagctctcccagaatattcccaaagtaaggatactgatccaatatcagattcctcAGATTTATTCTActgttaatagtgttcaaatcccggaatttaaaactgaaaacaaattgaaagtgtgg
The nucleotide sequence above comes from Mustelus asterias unplaced genomic scaffold, sMusAst1.hap1.1 HAP1_SCAFFOLD_176, whole genome shotgun sequence. Encoded proteins:
- the LOC144485246 gene encoding NACHT, LRR and PYD domains-containing protein 3-like → MCTDPECWCEVSDIVYSLIQHKLLPGCSVLVTSRPTALHLLEKADISVWAEILGFVGDERKGYFNKFFEDQTVAAAVFKHVEENEILYTMCYNPSYCWILGLSLGPFFTQRDRKRQQVPKTITQLYSYYIYNILKNHGREIENLRDVLLKLGEMAFTGISKKKIVFRDGDLTKYKLEPSQFLSGFLVELLEKDESAQSVVYTFPHLTIQEFAAALSQFLTPDPGEIGKLLSEAHSEKDGRFEIFLRFVAGLSSPQSARPLVEFLGPFLHQTTCRVIDWVKEKVEGQIGDSQTETGKRKLLNTFHYLFESQNKALARNTVGSVEKLSFSRLRLTPIDCAVLSHVIGLCDTIKHLDLWGCYIQCEGLQRLGPVLHKCQELSLGRNEVGDSGVKLLSAALRNPECKIRKLE